The sequence AGTTCATTTTTGTACTTTTCCGGATTCAAAATTTCGATCTTTACCGGAACACGCTGCGTAATTTTCACGAAGTTTCCTGATGCATTGTCGGGCGGGAGAAGCGCAAACCGGGCGCCCGTTGCCTCCGAAAGTGAGCTGATACGGCCTTTTACATCAAGGTCAGGGTAAGCATCCAGCTTAATATCGACTGCCTGACCGAGTTTCATTTTTTCCAGCTGGGTTTCTTTGAAGTTAGCCACAACCCAGAATGTCGAGTCGGCAACGATCGTGAACAATGTCTGCCCCGGCTGCACATACTGACCCACGACGACATTCTTGCGGCCAATTTTACCCGAAATCGGAGCTGCTAGATGGGCATAGCCAACTTTAAGTTTCGCATTGTCAATTGCGGCCTGCTTCACCTTCAATACGGCCTGAATTTTCTGAATGTTAGCCTGTGCCTTGGCAATACCGGCCTGCGCAACCCCCTCTGACGTTTTAGCAAGACTAATCTGCTCAACATTAGCCGTATACTGGCGCGACTGCACTTCAACATTGTTCTGAGAATCTTCCAGTTGTTTTCTGGTCAGTGATTGCTCTTTGTACAGATTCTGGTCCCGATTCAAATCCTGCTGGGCTTTATCACGACGTGACGCCTGTACCTGCGCGTTCGACTGAGCGACGCGGGCATTCTGGGCAACATTACGGGCATTGGCCAGTGCATTCTGCAAATCGGCGCGTGCCGTGGCCAGATCCGCCAGCGATTGCTGATAGTCGGCATCGGCTTGTGCCAGCGCTACGTCATATTCCTGCGGATCGATTGTAACGAGTGACTGCCCCTGTTTTACGTTCGCGTAGTCTTCTACATTTACAGCCTGTACGTAACCCGCCACACGGGCCAGTACTGGAGCTGAGTTTCCCTCAATCTGGGCATTATCGGTTGTTTCATATTCTTTACTGTGGACATAGGCTTTATAGCCAAAATATCCACCTACCAGTAAAATAAGCGCTATAATAATGCGGGGCAGATAGGTCTTTACCGCGCTTTTTTCTTCCGTAGTTGTTTCCTCTTCGGTTGCCATTGTGGTTGCCATTGTATTAGTTATTCAGCACCTGTTGTGGTTTGTTACAGAACAATTCATATAGTCAACTTGTTTGACTACAATGCGACAAAAGTAAACCGAGTTGACCATAAAGTCAAACAGGTTGACTATATTTGTACAAAATTTAGTCGCAGATTGTTTCAGAGTTTTTTATTTTGCGTGCATGATCGTGGAAAGAGACAAAAAAGCATTTGATTATAAATATTTCTGGTCCTATCGGGAGCGAGCCTTCGGGCGTTTGATGGGTCGGCTAAAGCGTCATTTTGATTTAATTATTGAACCCCGTCTCCATGAGTTGGGATTCACTGATTTCAAGCTAAGTTATATGGGGTTTCTGGCTAACCTAACTCCCGAGGGTATAACGAATAACGAACTGGCTAAACGCGCATGCGTAACAAAGCAGGCCATGAGTAAAGTAGTTAATTTGCTGGAAAGCGAAGGCTACATTCATATGGAGAAAAACCACAACGACTCACGGTCGAGCGTAATTTACCTGAGTGATCGTGGCAAGGCTTTGTTACAGGCCGTTTTTGAAAGCGTGGAAGATATTCAGCAACAGTTTATCGGTATTGTTGGGGAGGATCGCTGGGAACAAATGATCGATACAATGGTTGTTTTGGTGAATCACATCGATCAGGAAGGCGATCACCATCAGCCATGACATTTTCGTCAATCAATCCTTATAACCAGCGCAAACTAAAAACATACCGCGCCGATAACACCGCCAGCATTGAGCGTAAAGTAAAACAAGCCGACCGGGCATTTGCCGACTGGTCGGCTTTGTCATTAGCCGATCGTACGGTCTTCCTCCGCAAAGTCGGCGAATATTTAAGCGCCAATAAGCAACGGTATGGGGAGTTAATGACCGCCGAAATGGGCAAAACACTCCGGGAAGCCATTACCGAGGTAGAAAAATGCGCTACCACCTGCGCCTTCTACGCCGACCACGCAGCGGCTTTTCTGGCCGATCAATCCATCGAATCCAGCGATGGTCCGGCCGCCCGTAGCGTAATTACCTATCAGCCGTTAGGGCCTGTACTGGCCATTATGCCCTGGAATTTTCCGTTCTGGCAAGCCATGCGATTTGCGATTCCGGGGTTGCTTGCAGGCAATATTGGCTTACTGAAACATGCGCCCAACGTTCCGGGCTGTGCCCTGGCCATTGAAGAAACGTTCCGGGAGTCGGGCCTGCCCGATGGCGTTTTTCAGACACTTCTGGTCGATGTTCCTGTTGTTGAAACGTTACTGAAAGACCGGCGGGTAAAAGCGGTTACGCTCACAGGAAGTGGGCGGGCTGGTGCATCGGTTGCGTCTATTGCTGGTAGTCAGATCAAAAAGTCGGTACTGGAACTAGGTGGCTCCGACGCGCTCATTGTGCTGGCTGACGCTGATCTGGAAAAAGCTGCCGAAATAGCCGTTAAATCCCGGATGCAGAATGCCGGGCAAAGCTGTATTGCGGCCAAACGATTTATCGTCGAAAAATCAGTCAAAAAACAATTTACAGAACTGGTACTCCAGCAAATTCAGCAGATCAGGCAGGGCGACCCGATGGACGATGCAACCACGATGGGACCAATGGCCCGGCTCGATCTGGCCGATAACATTGAACGTCAATACCGCGAGACCATTGCCAAAGGGGCCAGACTCATTACGGGTGGCAATGGCTCTGCCATTCAACGATCGGGCTGCAACGTTCAGCCCATTTTACTGGATAAGGTAAAACCAGGCATGGCCGCATTTGACGAAGAGACCTTCGGGCCACTGGCCGTCATCATCGAAGCAAAAGACGAATCCGACGCTATACGGCTGGCCAACCAGTCTGACTTTGGCTTAGGCTCGGCCATATGGACACAGGATCTGGACAAGGCAGATCGGCTGGCCCGGCAAATTCAGGCGGGTTCGGTGTTCATCAATGGGCTCATGCGGTCAGACGCCCGCGTTCCGTTTGGTGGTATCAAAACATCGGGCTTCGGCCGTGAACTCTCAGAAGCCGGTATTAAAGAATTCGTGAATGCCAAGACGATTTGGGTCGAACGCTGATCCGCATTTCGTACCAATATCAGCCAGAAACAGTTGTTAGCTTATGCAATGGACGAATAAACTAACCCGTTTGTTATCGATTGAGTATCCAGTTATACAGGCCCCAATGCTGGGCGTTTCTACCCCGGAAATGGCCGCTGCTGTCTCCAATCAGGGTGGGCTGGGTTCGCTGCCCGTTGGGGGCTTATCGCCCCTGCGAACAATAGAACTCATCCAGCAAACGAAGCAGCTTACCAACAAGCCGTTTGCTGTAAACCTCTTTGCCCATCCAATACCAGCCATTGACTTATCTGCCGCAGAAGCCATGCAGGCTTATCTGGAAACGCTATGTCTGGCGCATCATATTCCGTATACAAAACTGGCAATGAATGACTTACATTTTTATTCCTATAAAGAGCAGATCGACAGTCTGATTCAGGAAAAAATTCCCATTGTCAGTTTTACGTTTGGCATGCTGGACGACGAATCGATCCAGTCGTTGAAAGCTGCCGGATGCCTGCTTAATGGAACAGCTACTTCGGTAAAAGAAGCCGAGTTGCTTACGGAAAAAGATATTGATATTATTTCGGTTCAGGGCATTGAAGCCGGAGGGCATCGGGGAACGTTTTTAACGGACGAACCGCTACCGATGATCGGACTTATGTCGCTGCTTCCACTGGTAGCCGATCGGGTCTCGAAGCCGTTACTGGCCGCTGGTGGTATCCATAATGGGCAAACCATTAAAGCTGCTGTTGATTTGGGAGCATCGGGTGTACAGGTTGGAACAGCTTTCATCGCCAGTCCTGAAAGTGTGGCCATACCGGCCTACAAAGAACGACTTCAGCGATCGTCGGAAACCGACAGTGTTTTGACCCGTTCTTTTTCCGGCCGCTGGGCCAGGGGAATCAGCAATACCTTTATGCGTGAAATCGAACAATCGGGGCTTTCGATTCCGGAATATCCCATACAAAATAGTCTGACAACAGCTTTGCGAGCTGCCGCTCAACGGCAAAACAATGTCGAGTTTACAAACATGTGGGCCGGCCAGTCGGCGTCTACATCCGAAGCGAAACCCACTGCCGACATTTTTCGGACACTTATCGCGCAGACCGAAGCTTTATTTTTGCCTTGAGCACGTTTCTTAACACGCCCGAATTTGATAGTTAGCCGAAGACCGTTAACATTGAACCTGTTTAGGATTTTTAACCAATTCACTACAAAAATCGCCCATGACGCCGACGCAACCTGTCAAAGCGCTCTTTCTGGATATAGGTGGAGTATTATTAACAAATGGCTGGGATCGAAATGCCCGACGACGGGCAGCCGAGCTATTTGGGCTGGATTATGAACAACTCAATGAGCGGCACCATCTGACGTTCGATACGTATGAATCGGGCAAATTGAGCCTGGATGATTACCTGAAACGAATTGTTTTTTACCAAAAACGTTCCTATTCACCGCTTGAGTTCACCCGGTTTATTATGGAACAGTCGGAGCCCTATCCGGATATGATCCAATTAGTGAGCCAGTTAAAACAGGAATATGGCTTAAAGCTGCTGGCCGTAAATAACGAAGGACGCGAGATCAATGCATATCGTATCCGGCAGTTTGGCCTTGATACGTTTTTCGACGCGTTTGTGTCATCGTGCTATGTACACCTGCGCAAGCCCGACATCGATATTTTTCAGCTGGCCTTAGACGTAGCGCAGGTAGAGCCTGATCAGGTCGTTTATGTCGACGACCGGCTGATGTTTGTGCAGGTAGCCCGAACACTCGGTATGCATTGCATTCAGCATACGAGCCACGATTCGACCCGTGCCAAATTGGCCTCATTGGGGTTAGTTCTTGGGCACCGATCAGAATAGAAGGCTGGACAAATTATGTAACACGAAGGGTGTCATGCAGCGTCCAACCTTCTTTCAATGCATATCCTTCAGATTCAGCCAATAGAGACCGGCGAAAATGGCGCTGAAGAATACGCCGAACGAGGTGTTCAAAGCCCCGAAACCCGCCAGT comes from Spirosoma aureum and encodes:
- a CDS encoding HlyD family secretion protein, producing MATTMATEEETTTEEKSAVKTYLPRIIIALILLVGGYFGYKAYVHSKEYETTDNAQIEGNSAPVLARVAGYVQAVNVEDYANVKQGQSLVTIDPQEYDVALAQADADYQQSLADLATARADLQNALANARNVAQNARVAQSNAQVQASRRDKAQQDLNRDQNLYKEQSLTRKQLEDSQNNVEVQSRQYTANVEQISLAKTSEGVAQAGIAKAQANIQKIQAVLKVKQAAIDNAKLKVGYAHLAAPISGKIGRKNVVVGQYVQPGQTLFTIVADSTFWVVANFKETQLEKMKLGQAVDIKLDAYPDLDVKGRISSLSEATGARFALLPPDNASGNFVKITQRVPVKIEILNPEKYKNELRAGLSVDAEVRVAN
- a CDS encoding MarR family winged helix-turn-helix transcriptional regulator, which codes for MIVERDKKAFDYKYFWSYRERAFGRLMGRLKRHFDLIIEPRLHELGFTDFKLSYMGFLANLTPEGITNNELAKRACVTKQAMSKVVNLLESEGYIHMEKNHNDSRSSVIYLSDRGKALLQAVFESVEDIQQQFIGIVGEDRWEQMIDTMVVLVNHIDQEGDHHQP
- a CDS encoding NAD-dependent succinate-semialdehyde dehydrogenase, which gives rise to MTFSSINPYNQRKLKTYRADNTASIERKVKQADRAFADWSALSLADRTVFLRKVGEYLSANKQRYGELMTAEMGKTLREAITEVEKCATTCAFYADHAAAFLADQSIESSDGPAARSVITYQPLGPVLAIMPWNFPFWQAMRFAIPGLLAGNIGLLKHAPNVPGCALAIEETFRESGLPDGVFQTLLVDVPVVETLLKDRRVKAVTLTGSGRAGASVASIAGSQIKKSVLELGGSDALIVLADADLEKAAEIAVKSRMQNAGQSCIAAKRFIVEKSVKKQFTELVLQQIQQIRQGDPMDDATTMGPMARLDLADNIERQYRETIAKGARLITGGNGSAIQRSGCNVQPILLDKVKPGMAAFDEETFGPLAVIIEAKDESDAIRLANQSDFGLGSAIWTQDLDKADRLARQIQAGSVFINGLMRSDARVPFGGIKTSGFGRELSEAGIKEFVNAKTIWVER
- a CDS encoding NAD(P)H-dependent flavin oxidoreductase; translated protein: MQWTNKLTRLLSIEYPVIQAPMLGVSTPEMAAAVSNQGGLGSLPVGGLSPLRTIELIQQTKQLTNKPFAVNLFAHPIPAIDLSAAEAMQAYLETLCLAHHIPYTKLAMNDLHFYSYKEQIDSLIQEKIPIVSFTFGMLDDESIQSLKAAGCLLNGTATSVKEAELLTEKDIDIISVQGIEAGGHRGTFLTDEPLPMIGLMSLLPLVADRVSKPLLAAGGIHNGQTIKAAVDLGASGVQVGTAFIASPESVAIPAYKERLQRSSETDSVLTRSFSGRWARGISNTFMREIEQSGLSIPEYPIQNSLTTALRAAAQRQNNVEFTNMWAGQSASTSEAKPTADIFRTLIAQTEALFLP
- a CDS encoding HAD family hydrolase is translated as MTPTQPVKALFLDIGGVLLTNGWDRNARRRAAELFGLDYEQLNERHHLTFDTYESGKLSLDDYLKRIVFYQKRSYSPLEFTRFIMEQSEPYPDMIQLVSQLKQEYGLKLLAVNNEGREINAYRIRQFGLDTFFDAFVSSCYVHLRKPDIDIFQLALDVAQVEPDQVVYVDDRLMFVQVARTLGMHCIQHTSHDSTRAKLASLGLVLGHRSE